In the genome of Streptomyces sp. SAI-127, the window ACGCGGCCTCGGCGGTGCGCTTGCCGACCCGGGTCTGGAGCATCCACAGCGTGCCGCGCTCGATGGTGAACTCGATGTCGCACAGGTCGCGGTAGTGCCGCTCCAGGGTCCCCATGTGGTCGCGCAGGCGCAGGTAGGAGTCCGGGTCCAGCTGCTTCAGCTCGGTCAGGGGCACGGTGTTGCGGATGCCGGCGACAACGTCCTCGCCCTGGGCGTTGGCCAGGTAGTCGCCGTACAGGCCGGGCCGGCCGGTGGCCGGGTCGCGGGTGAAGGCGACGCCGCTGCCGGAGTCGGGGCCGAGATTGCCGTAGACCATGCGCTGCACGGTGACCGCTGTGCCGAGGTCGTCGGGGATGTGCTCGCGGCGGCGGTACAGGCGGGCGCGTTCGCCGTTCCAGGACCGGAAGACGGCGAGGATCGCCAGGCGCAGCTGCTCGGCGGGGGACTGGGGGAAGGCCCGGCCCGTCTCGTCGAGGATCAGCCGCTTGTAGGTCTCGACCAGGCCGGCGAGGTCGCTCGCGTCCAGGTGCAGGTCGTCGGGGGCTTCGCGGGCCTCCTTGAGCAGGGTCATGGCCTCGTCGAACCGGGTGGTGTCGACTCCCATGACCGTGCTGCCGAACATCTGGACGAGCCGGCGGTACGAGTCCCAGGCGAAGCGGTCGCTGCCGGACGCCTTGGCGAGGCCCAGGACGGAGTCGTCGTTCAGGCCGATGTCCAGGACGGTCTCCATCATGCCGGGCATGGAGAAGCGCGCCCCGGACCGGACGGACACCAGCAGCGGGTCGTCCCGCTGCCCCAGTCGGCGCCCGGCGGACTCCTCCAGGGCGGACAGGTGCCGGGAGACCTCGGCCGACATGCCCTCCGGCTCGGCGCCGGTCGCGAGGAAAGCCCGGCAGGCGTCGGTGGTCACGGTGAAGCCCGGCGGGACCGGCAGGCCCAGCCGGGGCATCTCGGCCAGGTTCGCGCCCTTGCCGCCCAACAGATCCGCCATGTCCCGGCGGCCCTCGCGGAAGTCGTACACGTAACGGACCATGACGCTGCACTCCTCGGCTCGACGGGCTCGGTTCTGCACTTCGGTCACGACACAGCCCCAGCGTCGAACACCGCCCGGTCCGCCCGGCAGGTACTGTCCGTCCCCTTCGCAGGGCCGAACGGCCCCAGTGCGTCGGTGGGGTGAAGGCAGGCGCCCGTCAAGCGTCAGTTCACGGGGAAGGCGGCCACCGGGCCCCCTGCCGCCGGGGCCGTACCCGTATCGTCACCAGCCGTCGGCCGGTAGCGTGACCCATGACTGAAGCGGCTGACGTCAGCCTGCCCGAGGTCGGAGGAGGCGCAGGTGGCGAGCCCCGAGGAGCCGCAGGAGGCCCGTGTACGGCTGCCGCAGCTGAGGCTGGACGAGCTCTTGGAGGAGCTTCAGGCGCGGCTGGACGCGGCCCGTGGAACTCGGGACCGGGTGCACAGTCTGCTGGAAGCGGTGCTCTCGGTCGGCCGTGAGCTGGATCTGGAGCAGGCGCTGTACAGCATCGTCGAAGCCGCCGCGACGTTGGTCGACGCCGAGTACGCCGCGCTCGGCGTGATCGATCCCGACGGCAAGCGGCTGTCCGCCTTCCACACGGTTGGGGTCACCGAGGAGCAGATCGCCCGGATCGGCCCCTACCCCGAGGGGCACGGCATTCTCGGCGAGCTGATCCGCCATCCCGAGCCGCTCCGCCTGACGAAGCTCTCCGAGCACGCCGCGTCGTACGGCTTCCCGCCCAACCACCCGCCGATGAACACCTTCCTCGGCGTCCCCATCCGGGTGCGCGACCAGGTCTTCGGCAACCTGTACCTCACCGAGAAACGCGGCGGCGCGCAGTTCGACGAGGACGACGAATCGGTCCTGTCGACCTTGGCCGTCGCCGCGGGCGTCGCCATCGACAACGCCCGCCTCTACGAGCAGTCCCGGCTGCGGGAACGTTGGCTGCAGGCCAACGCGGAGGTCACGCACAGCCTGATGTCCGGCGGAGGGCGCAGCGAGGTGCTCGGCCTGATCGCCGAGCGGGCCGGCGAGATCACGGGATCGGCGCTGTCCGTGGTCGCACTGCCCATGGAGGACACCGGGTCACTCGCAGTGGAGATCGCCGTCGGGCTGGACGCCAAGGCGCACCAGGGGCTCGTGCTGCCCGTGGACACGACCTTGATGGGGCTCGCCTTCTCCGCTGCCGCCCCGGCCGTCAGCACGGACGTCTCCCACGACGATCGGATCTCTCCGGAGCCCCCTCGCTTCCAGGGCCTCGGCCCCGCCGTCGCCGTGCCCATCGGCACGCGCGAGGGCGGTGTCCGAGGCGTGCTTCTGCTGGCGCGGAATTCCGGCGGACCGGAGTTCTCCCCGACGGAGACCGAGACCCTGCAAGCCTTCGCCGCACAGGCCGCCGTCGCGATGGAACTCGCGGAGCGACGTCAGGTCGCGGAGGAGGTCGCGGTACTCAAGGACCGCGACCGTATCGCCCGGGACCTGCACGACCTGGCCATCCAGCGGCTGTTCGCCACGGGCATGACCCTGCAGAGCGCGGGCCGCTTCATCGAGCATCCCGAGGCGTCCGAGCGCGTCGTGCGAGCGGTGGACGACCTCGACGAGACCATCAAGATCATCAGGTCGACGATCTTCGGCCTGCGCTCGCGCGAGGGCACCGATGGGAGTGGGCTGCGGGCGCGCGTGGTGCGGATCGCAGGCGAGGCGGCGCCACTCCTGGGCTTCGCGCCCAGCGTGCGGCTGGAGGGGCTGGTCGACACCGACGTACCGCGGGAGATCGCCGAGCACGTGGTGGCCGTACTCTCCGAGGCACTGACCAACATCGCCCGGCATGCCCAGGCCGGGCGCGCCGGCGTCGTCCTCACAGCCGACTCGCGCCAGGTCCGTCTCACGGTCACGGACAACGGCACCGGCGTCTCTCCCGGCGGCCGCCGCAGCGGACTGCGCAACATGGCCGAACGGGCCGAACAGCTGGGCGGAGAACTGGAGTTGAGCAGCCCTGGGGACGGCGGTACCTCATTGACGTGGTGGGTGCCGACGCCGACCGCGTGACAGGTCGCGGCAACGAGGTCCTTCGGCCGCAAGGCTTGGGCCGTTCGGCCCATGTCCCGGGCGGCCAGGTGTCGGAGCCTGAGGGTGATGTGAAGGCATCCGAGCACATGGGAGGACGCCATGCCCGGCACTCCGTATGCCGTGAACGACGTGATGACCCGTACCGTCGTCGCAGTGCATGGCGGCGCAGAGTTCAAGGACATCGTGAGGACGATGCGGCGCTGGCGGGTGAGCGCGCTGCCCGTGCTGGACTCGGACAACAGGGTCATCGGTGTCGTCTCCGAGGCCGATCTGCTGCCCAAGGAGGAGTACCGCGTCAGTGACCAGGACCCGGATCCTTGGCCGGCGGCACGGCGCCCGTCCGACCTGGCCAAGGCTGACGCCGTGACCGCCCAGAAGCTGATGACCAGCCCCGCAGTCACGGTGGGTGAGGACACCACCCTTGTCCGGGCCGCGCGCACGATGGCGCACGCCAAGGTCAAGCGACTGCCAGTGGTCGACGACGAAGGCGTCCTGAAAGGAATCGTCAGCCGTTCCGACCTCCTCAAGGTGTTCCTCAGGAGTGACGAAGACATCGCGGATGACGTCCGCCGTGAGATCGCGACGCACCTGATGGCGGTTCCCGTTCAACCGATCGGGGTGGAAGTGCGCGACGGCGTCGTGACACTCACCGGTCGCGTCCGCGACACCACACTCCTGCCCTTGGCCACCCGCCTGGTGCGGGCCGTCGAGGGTGTGGTGGACGTTCATTGCGCACTCCAAGGACCGCTGCGCCGCCCGAACCTCGATCCCGACCTTCCCGGTAGTGCAGGAATGTGATCGATCCGAAACGGCAGGAGCCAAACGTCCTCCTGACCGGGCCGTTCGGCTCACGCGTGGTTCAACTCCGGTGCGGGAAGCTGGAAGTGGCGAAAAGGCTGACAAGTGTACGGAGGAGGGAGACATGAACGGCATCATCGCGCGGCTCCCGGGCTGGCCGACGCTTCCCGATCTGTTCGGGTGGGCCGAGTCCGGGCTCCCCGGGGCGCACGCGGTACCGGGGCTGCACGGCATCCGGGTCGAAGAGCGCCTGACGGACGGAACCTACGTGTTGCGTGCGGAGCTTCCCGGCATCGACCCCGCCAAGGACGTCGAAATCACCGTGTCGGAAGGCGTTCTGACCCTCCGGACCGAGCGCACGGAAGAGACCACCGAAGAGCACCGCACCGAGTTCCGCTACGGCAACTTCGCCCGCTCGGTCCGGCTGCCGGCCGAAGCCAAGGGCGAGGAGGCGACTGCGGAGTACAAGGACGGTGTCCTGACGATCACGGTCCCGGTCCCGGAGGCGAAGACGGGTACCAGGACCATCCCGGTGCGGCGCGGCTGAGACAGGGGCACGCCGAGTCGCACGGGTGTGCGTGGCCGGGGGCTTCCCCGGCCACGCACGCCCTTGTACCCACGTCGGCCGTCCCTCGGACGGACCGCGCTCAGCACGGGAGTGGACGTCCGCAGGGTGTCCGCAGGTCAGGGGGGCTCCGGTCGGCGCGGAATCCAGGGACGCCTGTCCACCTGCATCCGCTTCATAATCGTCGCCTCCTCAAGGGCTGCGGTCTGCCGA includes:
- a CDS encoding GAF domain-containing sensor histidine kinase; this encodes MASPEEPQEARVRLPQLRLDELLEELQARLDAARGTRDRVHSLLEAVLSVGRELDLEQALYSIVEAAATLVDAEYAALGVIDPDGKRLSAFHTVGVTEEQIARIGPYPEGHGILGELIRHPEPLRLTKLSEHAASYGFPPNHPPMNTFLGVPIRVRDQVFGNLYLTEKRGGAQFDEDDESVLSTLAVAAGVAIDNARLYEQSRLRERWLQANAEVTHSLMSGGGRSEVLGLIAERAGEITGSALSVVALPMEDTGSLAVEIAVGLDAKAHQGLVLPVDTTLMGLAFSAAAPAVSTDVSHDDRISPEPPRFQGLGPAVAVPIGTREGGVRGVLLLARNSGGPEFSPTETETLQAFAAQAAVAMELAERRQVAEEVAVLKDRDRIARDLHDLAIQRLFATGMTLQSAGRFIEHPEASERVVRAVDDLDETIKIIRSTIFGLRSREGTDGSGLRARVVRIAGEAAPLLGFAPSVRLEGLVDTDVPREIAEHVVAVLSEALTNIARHAQAGRAGVVLTADSRQVRLTVTDNGTGVSPGGRRSGLRNMAERAEQLGGELELSSPGDGGTSLTWWVPTPTA
- a CDS encoding CBS domain-containing protein, which codes for MPGTPYAVNDVMTRTVVAVHGGAEFKDIVRTMRRWRVSALPVLDSDNRVIGVVSEADLLPKEEYRVSDQDPDPWPAARRPSDLAKADAVTAQKLMTSPAVTVGEDTTLVRAARTMAHAKVKRLPVVDDEGVLKGIVSRSDLLKVFLRSDEDIADDVRREIATHLMAVPVQPIGVEVRDGVVTLTGRVRDTTLLPLATRLVRAVEGVVDVHCALQGPLRRPNLDPDLPGSAGM
- a CDS encoding Hsp20/alpha crystallin family protein, whose translation is MNGIIARLPGWPTLPDLFGWAESGLPGAHAVPGLHGIRVEERLTDGTYVLRAELPGIDPAKDVEITVSEGVLTLRTERTEETTEEHRTEFRYGNFARSVRLPAEAKGEEATAEYKDGVLTITVPVPEAKTGTRTIPVRRG